Genomic segment of Xanthomonas sp. DAR 35659:
GCTGAGCCGCGCGCTGGCCCGGCGCGGGCGTTTCGTGATCCTGCGCGAACCGGTGCACACCTCCGACCGCAAGCTGCGCAGCTTCAGCAAGCGCGAACACCTGCGCCTGCTGCTGCGGTTGCTGCGCCGCGGCCGCGGCATGCTGCGCTCGCGCGACGCGCTCGATTTCTGGTACGGGCAGCGCCGCGGCCGTTAGGCGCGCCGTCCACACCCCTACAGGCTCGGGCGCTTTCTACTATCAGCACATGAACGAGAACGGCAAGCTGGAGATCAGGAACGCGGTGATGGCGGACCGGCACGCCATTGCGGCGTTGATGGCGGCGCTGGACTATCCGGGCACCGAGGCCTTCATCGAGACGCGCCTGGCGCAGCTGCTGGCGCATCCGGACGCCGCCTTGCTGGTGGCGGCCTCAGGAGACGACGTCGTGGGTGTGCTGTCGCTGCATTTTCTGCCGCAGCTGGCGTTGGCCGGCGACATCGGTCGCATCAGCTACTTCTGCGTGGACGATCGCGCACGCGGCGCCGGCGTGGGGCAGCGCTTGCTGGCGCAAGGCGAGGCCTTGGCGCGGCAGCGCGGCTGCGACCGCCTGGAGGTGCACTGCCATCGCCGCCGCGAACGGGCGCACGCCTTCTATCGGCGGGAAGGCTTCGTCGAAGTGCCCAAATATTTCGCCAAGTCGTTGCGCGGCTGAGGACTGCATGCGATCTCCAGCGCCAGGCGACGGCGCGATCGTCCCGCGCGCAGTTGCCGGCGCCGATCCGCTGGCAGTACGCTGCGGCCCCCTTGCGCGAGCTTTTGCATGACCGTCGAACCCAGCAGGCCCATCGCGGTGCGCATCCTCGGCACCGGTGAATACCTTCCGGCCCGGCAGGTGACCTCGGACAGCTTCGACCGGCGCTGGGGCAAGCCCGCCGGCTGGACCCAGCGCCACGCCGGCGTCGCCGTGCGCCACTATGCCGGCGCCGACGAACCGGCCACGCTGATGGGCGAACGCGCCGCGCGCGCGGCGCTGGCGGCGGCGCACCTGCAGCCGTCGGACATGGACTGCGTGATCTCCGCCTGCAGCCTGATGGAACAGGCGATCCCGTGCAGCGCCGCGCTGCTGCATGCGCGGCTCGGCCTGCAGGGCAGCGGACTGACCGCATTCGACGTCAACGCCACCTGCCTGAGCTTCGTCGCCGCGCTGGACCTGGCCGCCTGCGCGATCGCCGCCGGCCGCTACCGGCGCGTGCTGATCGTGTCCAGTGAGATCGCCAGCGTCGGCCTCAACGGCGAGGACCTGGACACCGCGCCGCTGTTCGGCGACGGCGCCGCGGCGGTGGTGCTGGCCGCCGACGACGGCGACAGCGGATCGCGACTGCTGGCCGCGCACCTGGAAACCTATTCCGAAGGCATCGAGCATTGCCGCGTGCGCGCCGGCGGCACGCGCCTGCGCCTGGAGCACGGCATCGACGCGTTGCGCGCCGGCTCGCTGTTCGAAATGAACGGTCGCGCCACCTACCGGCTCGCCGCGGCGAAGTTGCCGGGGTTCCTGCAGCGGCTGCTGGACAAGGCCGGGGTCGAACTGGCGCAGGTGCAGCGGATCGTGCCGCACCAGGCCAGCGCCAAGGCGCTGCGGCATCTGCAGGTCGCGCTGCGACTGGCGCCGGACACCCTGGTCAACGTGATCGGCACGCGCGGCAACCAGATGGCCGCCTCGATTCCGGGCGCGCTGCACCAGGCCATCAGCGGCGGTCGCATCGTGCGCGGCGACCTGATCGCGCTGGTCGGCTCCGGCGCCGGGCTGGCGTTCGGCGGCGCGGTGCTGCGCTACTGACATGGCGCGCGTCCTGGTCACCGGCGCCTCCGGTTTCATCGGCGCGCATGTCGTCCGCGCCCTGGCCGCCGAGGGCGTGCTGGTCCGCGCCAGCGGCCGCAACGCCGCCGCCCTGGCCGCCTTCGCCGGCGACCCGCGCATCGACGTGGCCCGCGCCGAGCTGTGCCGCGACGACCTGGCGCCGCTGCTGCATGGCTGCGACGCGGTGATCCATTGCGCCGCGCTGTCGGCGCCGTGGGCCAGCGCCGAGCTGTTCCGCCAGGCCAACGTGGTCGCCACCGAGCGCCTGCTCGCCGCCGCGCAGCGCGCGCGACTGCGCCGCTTCGTGTACTTCAGCTCGCCCAGCATCTATTTCCGTTTCGCCGACCAGTACGACGTGGGCGAGGACTTCACCCCGCCGGCGCGCTGGATCGGCGGCTATCCGCGGACCAAGTGGGAAGCGGAGGAAAAGGTGCGCGCCGCCGCCGCGGCCGGGCTGCCGGCGCTGGTGCTGCGCCCGCGCGCGGTGTTCGGCCACGGCGACAACGCGATCGTGCCGCGGCTGCTGGCGGTGGCGCAGCGCGGCTGGTTCCCGCTGGTCCACGGCGGCCGCGCCATGATCGACGTGTGCTGCGTGGAGAACGCGGTGGCCGCGGCGCTGGCCGCGCTGCGCGCCGAACACCTCGGCGACGGCCGCGCCTACAACATCAGCAACGGCGCGCCGATCGCGGTGCGCGACCTGCTCACCCAACTGTTCGCGGTGTTGCGCCTGCGCGTGCGCCTGGTCCCGGTGCCGCGCGCGGTGGCGCTGGCGCTGGCCACGGTCGGCGAGCAGATCGCCTTGCGCCGGCGCGGGCAACCGGAGC
This window contains:
- a CDS encoding GNAT family N-acetyltransferase, encoding MNENGKLEIRNAVMADRHAIAALMAALDYPGTEAFIETRLAQLLAHPDAALLVAASGDDVVGVLSLHFLPQLALAGDIGRISYFCVDDRARGAGVGQRLLAQGEALARQRGCDRLEVHCHRRRERAHAFYRREGFVEVPKYFAKSLRG
- a CDS encoding 3-oxoacyl-[acyl-carrier-protein] synthase III C-terminal domain-containing protein, with the protein product MTVEPSRPIAVRILGTGEYLPARQVTSDSFDRRWGKPAGWTQRHAGVAVRHYAGADEPATLMGERAARAALAAAHLQPSDMDCVISACSLMEQAIPCSAALLHARLGLQGSGLTAFDVNATCLSFVAALDLAACAIAAGRYRRVLIVSSEIASVGLNGEDLDTAPLFGDGAAAVVLAADDGDSGSRLLAAHLETYSEGIEHCRVRAGGTRLRLEHGIDALRAGSLFEMNGRATYRLAAAKLPGFLQRLLDKAGVELAQVQRIVPHQASAKALRHLQVALRLAPDTLVNVIGTRGNQMAASIPGALHQAISGGRIVRGDLIALVGSGAGLAFGGAVLRY
- a CDS encoding NAD-dependent epimerase/dehydratase family protein — protein: MARVLVTGASGFIGAHVVRALAAEGVLVRASGRNAAALAAFAGDPRIDVARAELCRDDLAPLLHGCDAVIHCAALSAPWASAELFRQANVVATERLLAAAQRARLRRFVYFSSPSIYFRFADQYDVGEDFTPPARWIGGYPRTKWEAEEKVRAAAAAGLPALVLRPRAVFGHGDNAIVPRLLAVAQRGWFPLVHGGRAMIDVCCVENAVAAALAALRAEHLGDGRAYNISNGAPIAVRDLLTQLFAVLRLRVRLVPVPRAVALALATVGEQIALRRRGQPEPRLSRYGIGVLGYSQTLDIGRARRELGYAPVLSTAAGLAALARQ